A genomic window from Gemmatimonadaceae bacterium includes:
- a CDS encoding cysteine desulfurase has protein sequence MPPNPIYLDHAATTPVRPEVLEAMTPFFGPRFGNPSSTHRWGREARAALDEARERVARCLGAAPDEICFTSGGTEADNLAVLGGWRILKAQGKRAVVTSPIEHKAVLQAVHQAAKEGAEERLLQVRADGTVDLDDAKAQIRAGETALVSVMWINNETGVIQPIDELVALTKAAGAVFHTDAVQAFGKVEVNAAKLPFDFVSVSGHKLGAPKGIGAFFIRRGTPLEPLFFGGSQDRGRRPGTENVASAVGLARAMELANAEREAHWRELEAMRDRLEAKLLERIPDAVVHGRGAKRAPHVLNVSVPGTDSESLLMALDLQGVACSSGSACQSGSVTPSHVLSAMGVRADIAAAAIRMSFGSLNAAEDVDRVAELFPALIAKARGLSGVA, from the coding sequence ATGCCCCCCAACCCGATCTACCTCGACCACGCCGCCACCACCCCGGTCCGCCCGGAGGTCCTGGAGGCGATGACGCCCTTCTTCGGGCCCCGCTTCGGCAACCCGTCCTCGACCCACCGTTGGGGCCGCGAAGCCCGCGCCGCACTCGACGAGGCCCGCGAGCGCGTGGCACGCTGCCTTGGCGCCGCCCCGGACGAGATCTGCTTCACCTCCGGCGGCACCGAAGCCGACAACCTCGCGGTGCTCGGCGGCTGGCGCATCCTCAAGGCCCAGGGCAAGCGCGCCGTGGTGACCAGCCCCATCGAGCACAAGGCGGTCCTGCAAGCAGTGCACCAAGCGGCCAAGGAAGGCGCCGAGGAGCGGCTGCTGCAGGTGCGCGCCGATGGCACCGTGGACCTCGACGACGCCAAGGCGCAGATCCGCGCCGGCGAGACCGCGCTGGTCTCGGTGATGTGGATCAACAATGAGACGGGCGTCATCCAGCCGATCGATGAACTCGTCGCGCTGACGAAGGCAGCCGGCGCCGTGTTCCACACCGATGCGGTGCAGGCCTTCGGGAAGGTCGAGGTCAACGCGGCCAAGTTGCCCTTCGACTTCGTGAGCGTCTCCGGCCACAAGCTCGGCGCTCCCAAGGGCATCGGAGCGTTCTTCATCCGCCGCGGCACGCCGCTGGAACCGCTGTTCTTCGGCGGTTCGCAGGACCGCGGGCGTCGCCCGGGCACCGAGAACGTCGCATCGGCCGTCGGACTCGCCCGGGCGATGGAACTCGCCAACGCCGAGCGCGAGGCGCATTGGCGCGAGCTCGAGGCAATGCGCGATCGCCTTGAGGCGAAGCTGCTGGAGCGCATCCCCGACGCCGTCGTGCACGGCCGTGGCGCCAAGCGTGCCCCGCACGTGCTCAACGTCTCGGTGCCGGGTACGGACTCTGAGTCGCTGCTGATGGCGCTCGACCTCCAGGGCGTCGCCTGCTCCTCGGGTTCGGCCTGCCAGAGCGGGAGCGTCACGCCGTCGCACGTGCTCTCGGCGATGGGCGTGCGGGCCGATATCGCCGCGGCGGCCATCCGGATGAGCTTCGGGTCGCTGAATGCCGCCGAGGACGTGGACCGCGTGGCGGAGCTGTTCCCCGCCCTGATCGCCAAGGCGCGGGGCCTCAGCGGCGTCGCGTGA